The proteins below are encoded in one region of Catharus ustulatus isolate bCatUst1 chromosome 21, bCatUst1.pri.v2, whole genome shotgun sequence:
- the GOLGA1 gene encoding golgin subfamily A member 1, with amino-acid sequence MFAKLKKKIAEEAAVAPRPGGAARIPRSVSKESITSVGADSGDDFASDGSSSREDLSSQLFRRNEQIRKLEVKLSDYADQIRNLQKMKEKLENALEKHQDSSMRKFQEQNEAHQASRAKMAEGMALALGKKDKEWMEILAQVEKEKKMLQTQLQEMREQSLNLFQKRDEIDELEGFQQQEIAKVKHMLLKKEESLSRAEQELEARAQELSQAQAELQAARSESSGLRRDLQDLQQHLLQLEARRDELMTAEKNAENKITALELREQELQTVIQQLSVDLQNARVAGSGCEKRLEMLQVEHESLKVEYEQQKQKMTLEFAERDKLTEELQEKVSSLEKKLERNLSGDEHVQELLKEKAALEQRLEESRQQVLTDRTRHSEAVIQLETQKKELEEKLQIATETLKKSKEAAADQDLKIQKLQTDLEDERNQLQQQILSEKHQYDQKVTELESQIAGLEKAWELDKTTTQHRISQLEKENENLKGSKEEYESSLKQQESELNRLKNEMSSRETVSVEIAKALEETRKQREELQQQVSHLNALIKEKDQLIDEKCDLLLKQKEELNQLSQDHEAALLQVHQLQLDIEASQSQAVEKEETARKEIDELKLQVQECLLAREHEKNVLEPEESTRALNNEHCPSPENSVVEQNGEVAAADVIQLQKDNRELEQQIAEKNKMIKQLQQRMAELKKTLQKELKIRPDSEVPELRTNSEVPNASVTVTNNSDLNDSREINFEYLKHVVLKFMSCRESEAFHLIKAVSVLLNFSQEEENMLKETLEYKMSWFGSKPSPKGSIRPSISSPRTLWP; translated from the exons ATGTTTGCCAAATTGAAGAAGAAGATCGCAGAGGAGGCCGCGGTTGCTCCCAGGCCCGGAGGAGCCGCCCGCATCCCCAGGTCTGTCAGTAAGGAATCGATCACGTCTGTGGGAGCAGACTCCGGAGACGACTTT GCTTCTGATGGAAGCAGCTCCAGAGAGGATCTTTCATCCCAGTTGTTCAGAAGAAATGAACAGATTAGAAAACTGGAGGTGAAGCTGTCTG ATTATGCTGATCAGATCCGAAATCTGCAGAAGATGAAAGAGAAGCTTGAAAATGCATTAGAAAAGCATCAGGATT CCTCCATGAGGAAGTTTCAGGAGCAGAATGAAGCTCATCAGGCCAGTCGAGCCAAGATGGCTGAGGGAATGGCTTTggccttgggaaaaaaagacaag GAGTGGATGGAAATACTTGCTCAAGTTGAAAAG gaaaaaaaaatgcttcaaacaCAGTTACAAGAGATGAGGGAGCAGAGTTTGAACCTTTTCCAAAAACGAGATGAAATCGATGAACTGGAGGgctttcagcagcaggaaattgCCAAAGTTAAACACATG cttttgaaaaaggaagaatctctgagcagagcagagcaggagctggaggcacgagctcaggagctgagccaggccCAGGCGGAGCTGCAGGCGGCGAGGAGCGAGAGCTCGGGCCTGAGGAGGGATCTCCaggacctgcagcagcacctcctgcagctggaggctcGGAG AGATGAACTAATGACAGctgagaaaaatgcagaaaataagaTCACTGCTCTGGAGTTAAGAGAACAGGAGCTACAAACTGTCATTCAGCAGCTTTCTGTAGACTTGCAAAAT GCTCGAGTGGCTGGTTCTGGTTGTGAGAAGAGACTGGAAATGTTACAAGTGGAGCATGAATCTCTGAAGGTGGAATATGAGCAACAGAAGCAAAAG ATGACTCTTGAATTTGCTGAGAGAGATAAACTTactgaagaactgcaggaaaaggtgtcttccctggaaaaaaagctAGAAAGAAATCTCTCAGGAGATGAAcatgtgcaggagctgctcaaaGAG AAAGCTGCCCTtgagcagaggctggaggagagcaggcagcaggtgcTGACAGACAGGACACGGCACAGCGAGGCTGTGATCCAGTTGGAAACACAG aaaaaagaaCTGGAAGAGAAACTACAGATTGCAACAGAAACAttgaaaaagagcaaagaagcagctgctgaCCAGGATCTGAAGATCCAGAAGCTA CAAACTGATCTAGAGGATGAAAGAAATCAATTGCAGCAACAGATTTTAAGTGAGAAACATCAGTATGATCAGAAAGTGACTGAGCTGGAGTCTCAGATTGCTGGTCTTGAAAAAGCTTGGGAATTGGATAAAACAACGACTCAGCACAGGATT AGccaactggaaaaggaaaatgaaaacctcAAGGGAAGCAAAGAAGAATATGAGAGTTCTTTAAAACAACAAGAGTCTGAACTGAACAGGCTAAAG AATGAGATGAGCAGCAGAGAAACTGTCAGTGTGGAAATTGCCAAAGCATTGGAAGAAACACGGAAACAGAGAGAGGAATTGCAACAGCAG GTCTCACATCTGAATGCCCTAATAAAGGAGAAGGACCAGCTGATTGATGAAAAATGTGATCTGCTGctaaaacagaaggaagaacTGAACCAACTCAGTCAAG aCCATGAAGCTGCCTTGCTGCAGGTGCATCAGTTACAGTTGGACATAGAAGCAAGTCAGAGCCAAgcagtggagaaagaggaaacagcaagaaaagaaattgaTGAGCTGAAGCTGCAGGTACAGGAGTGCCTGTTGGCCAGGGAGCATGAGAAAAAT GTTTTAGAACCAGAGGAGTCAACGAGGGCCTTGAACAATGAGCATTGCCCTTCTCCAGAAAACTCTGTGGTGGAACAGAACGGAGAGGTGGCAGCTGCAGATGTCATTCAACTTCAGAAGGATAACAGAGAGCTGGAACAACAAATTGCTGAGAAAAACAAG ATGATAAAGCAGCTTCAGCAAAGAATGGCAGAACTCAAGAAAACTCTCCAGAAAGAGCTG aaAATAAGGCCTGACAGTGAGGTACCTGAGCTACGTACAAATTCTGAAGTGCCTAATGCTTCTGTGACTGTCACCAACAACTCTGACTTGAACGACTCGAGGGAGATAAACTTTGAGTACCTTAAACATGTTGTACTGAAGTTCATGTCCTGCAGGGAATCTGAG GCATTCCATCTCATTAAAGCTGTGTCTGTGTTACTGAATTTTtcacaagaggaagaaaacatgcTCAAAGAAACTCTGGAGTACAAG ATGTCCTGGTTTGGCTCAAAGCCATCTCCCAAAGGCAGCATCCGGCCCTCCATCTCGAGCCCAAGGACTCTGTGGCCTTAA
- the ARPC5L gene encoding LOW QUALITY PROTEIN: actin-related protein 2/3 complex subunit 5-like protein (The sequence of the model RefSeq protein was modified relative to this genomic sequence to represent the inferred CDS: inserted 1 base in 1 codon): MARSTLSSRFRRLDIDQYDENRFVEEPEEAAAAEPDAGPEVEALLRQYPFAGGIPGQSRGPXGVPGAGRTRPLGAAARLSRSPALPARFPAQRRSRFESLTRRRTGEALRAFHTAIRSSPGSSRSQAMKEQAQGTMLKVLTSFKSSEIEQAVNSLDRNGVDLLMKYIYKGFEKPTENSSAILLQWHEKALAVGGLGSIIRVLTARKTV, from the exons aTGGCGCGGAGCACGCTCTCGTCCCGCTTCCGCCGCCTCGACATCGACCAGTACGACGAGAACCGCTTCGTGGAGGAGCccgaggaggcggcggcggccgagcccgATGCCGGCCCCGAGGTGGAAGCGCTGCTCAGGCAATATCCTTTTGCCGGGGGAATCCCggggcagtcccgggggc CGGGAGTCCCGGGGGCCGGCCGCACTCGGCCGCTCGGGGCCGCAGCCCGGCTGTCCCGCAGCCCGGCTCTCCCGGCGCGGTTCCCCGCTCAGCGCAGGTCGCGGTTTGAGTCCTTGACCCGCCGCCGCACAGGCGAGGCGCTCCGGGCCTTCCACACGGCCATCCGCAGCTCCccgggcagcagcaggagccaggccaTGAAG GAGCAGGCCCAGGGAACGATGCTTAAAGTCCTCACATCttttaaaagcagtgaaataGAACAAGCGGTGAATTCCTTAGACAGAAACGGTGTTGATTTGTTAATGAAGTACATTTATAAAGGATTTGAAAAGCcaacagaaaacagcagtgcAATATTACTTCAGTGGCATGAAAAG GCACTGGCAGTAGGAGGCCTGGGCTCCATAATAAGAGTTCTCACAGCAAGAAAGACTGTGTAA
- the PPP6C gene encoding serine/threonine-protein phosphatase 6 catalytic subunit codes for MAPLDLDKYVEIARLCKYLPENDLKRLCDYVCDLLLEESNVQPVSTPVTVCGDIHGQFYDLCELFRTGGQVPDTNYIFMGDFVDRGYYSLETFTYLLALKAKWPDRITLLRGNHESRQITQVYGFYDECQTKYGNANAWRYCTKVFDMLTIAALIDEQILCVHGGLSPDIKTLDQIRTIERNQEIPHKGAFCDLVWSDPEDVDTWAISPRGAGWLFGAKVTNEFVHINNLKLICRAHQLVHEGYKFMFDEKLVTVWSAPNYCYRCGNIASIMVFKDVNTREPKLFRAVPDSERVIPPRTTTPYFL; via the exons ATGGCGCCGCTGGACCTGGACAAGTACGTGGAGATCGCGCGGCTCTGCAAGTACCTGCCCGAGAACGACCTCAAG CGCCTCTGTGACTATGTCTGtgacctgctgctggaggagtcCAACGTCCAGCCCGTCTCTACGCCCGTCACCGTCTGCGGGGACATCCACGGGCAG TTCTATGACCTGTGCGAGCTGTTCCGAACCGGCGGGCAGGTCCCCGACACCAACTACATCTTCATG GGGGACTTTGTAGACCGAGGGTATTACAGCCTCGAGACGTTCACGTACCTCCTTGCACTGAAAGCCAAGTGGCCTGACCGCATCACGCTGCTGCGAGGCAACCACGAGAGCAGGCAGATCACCCAGGTGTACGGGTTCTACG ATGAGTGCCAAACCAAATACGGGAACGCAAATGCCTGGAGATACTGTACCAAAGTCTTTGACATGCTCACAATAGCAGCT TTAATAGATGAGCAGATTCTGTGTGTGCACGGAGGCCTCTCCCCAGACATCAAGACCCTCGACCAGATCCGGACCATTGAACGTAACCAGGAAATCCCTCACAAAGGCGCCTTCTGCGACCTGGTGTGGTCGGACCCGGAGGACGTGGACACGTGGGCCATCAGCCCCCGTGGGGCGGGCTGGCTCTTCGGGGCCAAGGTCACCAACGAG TTTGTTCACATCAACAACCTGAAGCTGATCTGCAGAGCACACCAGCTCGTCCACGAAGGATACAAATTCATGTTTGATGAGAAGTTGGTAACGGTATGGTCGGCTCCCAACTACTGCTACCGCTGCGGGAACATCGCGTCCATCATGGTCTTTAAAGATGTAAATACAAGAGAACCAAAGTTATTCCGCGCAGTTCCAGACTCAGAGCGTGTCATTCCTCCCAGGACAACCACGCCGTACTTCCTCTGA
- the RABEPK gene encoding rab9 effector protein with kelch motifs, with product MAPRALPLLQPGRRPHPGQWYQLSPHGERPRGRVGLGCLLLPGRVLLLGGADPAGAFADAHFVELASLRWVPAGWRGLRPRYEHATFLPATGPPRLWVFGGAQPAGNRSCVQVLDPEIGTWESPEVRGVQPQPRTFHTSSAAIGARLFVFGGGDKGAEPVKDQRLHVFDTATLTWSQPETHGDPPSPRHGHAVVAVGTKLFIHGGLAGDVFYNDLFCIDTNDMRWVKIPATGDIPGGRASHSSAVFQDHLYIFGGIGPDGTLDTTYKYHTGRQQWTLLQFESPLPSGRLDHAMCVIPWQAEAHRDTGETPAGDRAEPLQQGLGEGCAEDTSVHLLFVFGGMDTEGQIHRDCLVTLIE from the exons ATGGCGCCGCgggcgctgccgctgctgcaGCCGGGGCGGCGGCCGCACCCGGGACAGTG GTACCAGCTGAGCCCGCAcggggagcggccccgcggcCGCGTGGGACTcggctgcctcctcctgcccgGCCGCGTCCTGCTGCTGGGCGGTGCCGACCCCGCCGGGGCCTTCGCGGACGCGCATTTCGTGGAGCTGG CCTCGCTCCGCTGGGTCCCCGCCGGCTGGCGCGGACTGAGGCCGCGCTACGAACACGCCACGTTCCTGCCCGCCACCGGCCCCCCGCGCCTCTGGGTGTTCGGCGGTGCCCAGCCCGCGGGGAACCGCAGCTGCGTTCAGGTGCTGGACCCCG AAATAGGAACGTGGGAGAGCCCTGAAGTGAGGGGGGTGCAGCCACAACCTCGGACATTCCACACCTCCTCGGCGGCCATCGGGGCCCGTCTGTTCGTGTTCGGGGGTGGAGACAAGGGGGCAGAGCCGGTTAAAGACCAGCGGCTTCACGTGTTCGACACAG CCACCCTGACCTGGTCCCAGCCAGAGACTCACGGTGATCCTCCTTCTCCTCGGCACGGACATGCCGTGGTTGCAGTTGGGACCAAACTCTTCATCCATGGAGGTTTAGCTGGAGATGTTTTTTACAATGACCTGTTCTGCATCGATACAA ATGACATGAGGTGGGTGAAGATCCCAGCcactggggacatccctggagGACGGGCATCCCACTCCTCTGCAGTGTTCCAGGACCACTTGTACATTTTTGGTGGAATAGGTCCAGATGGGACGCTGGATACTACCTACAAGTATCACACAG GAAGGCAACAGTGGACACTCCTGCAGTTTGAATCTCCTTTGCCCAGTGGGAGGCTGGACCACGCCATGTGTGTCATTCCCTGGCAAGCTGAGGcgcacagggacacaggagagaCCCCAGCAGGTGACAGAGCCGAGCCCCTCCAGCAGGGCCTGggtgagggctgtgctgaggacaCCTCTGTCCATCTGCTGTTCGTGTTTGGGGGGATGGACACAGAGGGGCAGATACACAGGGACTGCCTGGTCACCCTCATCGAGTAG
- the HSPA5 gene encoding endoplasmic reticulum chaperone BiP produces MRLLLLTLLALGAVWADDEEKKEDVGTVVGIDLGTTYSCVGVFKNGRVEIIANDQGNRITPSYVAFTPEGERLIGDAAKNQLTSNPENTVFDAKRLIGRTWNDPSVQQDIKYLPFKVVEKKAKPHIQVDVGGGQTKTFAPEEISAMVLTKMKETAEAYLGKKVTHAVVTVPAYFNDAQRQATKDAGTIAGLNVMRIINEPTAAAIAYGLDKREGEKNILVFDLGGGTFDVSLLTIDNGVFEVVATNGDTHLGGEDFDQRVMEHFIKLYKKKTGKDVRKDNRAVQKLRREVEKAKRALSSQHQARIEIESFFEGEDFSETLTRAKFEELNMDLFRSTMKPVQKVLEDSDLKKSDIDEIVLVGGSTRIPKIQQLVKEFFNGKEPSRGINPDEAVAYGAAVQAGVLSGDQDTGDLVLLDVCPLTLGIETVGGVMTKLIPRNTVVPTKKSQIFSTASDNQPTVTIKVYEGERPLTKDNHLLGTFDLTGIPPAPRGVPQIEVTFEIDVNGILRVTAEDKGTGNKNKITITNDQNRLTPEEIERMVNDAEKFAEEDKKLKERIDARNELESYAYSLKNQIGDKEKLGGKLSSEDKETIEKAVEEKIEWLESHQDGDIEDFKAQKKELEEVVQPIVSKLYGSAGPPPGEEEAAEKDEL; encoded by the exons ATGAGGCTTCTGCTGCTGACGCTGCTGGCGCTGGGCGCCGTCTGGGCGGACGAcgaggagaagaaggaggacGTGGGCACGGTGGTGGGCATCGACCTGGGGACCACCTACTCCTG CGTGGGCGTCTTCAAGAATGGGCGCGTGGAAATCATCGCCAATGACCAAGGGAACCGCATCACACCGTCCTATGTGGCGTTCACCCCCGAGGGGGAGCGCCTGATCGGGGATGCTGCCAAGAACCAGCTCACATCCAACCCGGAGAACACCGTATTTGATGCCAAGCGGCTGATCGGCCGCACCTGGAACGACCCCTCGGTGCAGCAGGACATCAAGTACCTGCCCTTCAAG GTGGTTGAGAAGAAAGCCAAGCCCCATATTCAGGTTGATGTTGGAGGTGGACAGACAAAAACTTTTGCTCCTGAAGAAATTTCTGCAATGGTCCTGACAAAGATGAAGGAAACAGCAGAGGCTTACTTGGGGAAGAAA gtgacCCACGCCGTTGTCACGGTGCCAGCCTACTTCAACGATGCCCAGCGCCAGGCCACCAAGGACGCCGGCACCATCGCGGGGCTCAACGTGATGCGGATCATCAACGAGCC AACAGCTGCTGCCATCGCTTATGGACTGGacaagagagagggagagaagaacATCCTTGTGTTCGACCTGGGCGGTGGAACTTTTGATGTGTCCCTCCTCACAATTGACAACGGAGTCTTTGAAGTTGTGGCTACTAATGGTGACACTCACCTGGGTGGAGAAGACTTTGACCAGCGTGTTATGGAGCATTTCATCAAGCTTTACAAGAAGAAAACTGGCAAAGATGTTAGGAAGGATaacagagctgtgcagaagCTGAGGCGGGAGGTGGAGAAGGCCAAGCGAGCTTTGTCATCTCAGCACCAGGCCAGGATTGAAATAGAGTCCTTCTTTGAAGGAGAAGATTTTTCAGAGACACTCACTCGAGCCAAGTTTGAGGAGCTGAACATG GACCTGTTCCGTTCCACTATGAAGCCTGTTCAGAAAGTTCTGGAAGACTCTGACCTGAAGAAGTCTGATATTGATGAGATTGTCCTGGTTGGTGGATCAACTcgcatccccaaaatccagcagctcGTTAAAGAGTTCTTCAATGGGAAGGAGCCTTCTCGTGGCATTAACCCAGATGAGGCTGTGGCCTATGGTGCAGCTGTCCAGGCCGGGGTGCTCTCTGGGGACCAGGATACAG GTGACTTGGTGTTGCTCGATGTCTGTCCCCTGACTCTTGGCATTGAGACTGTTGGAGGTGTCATGACCAAGCTGATCCCAAGAAACACCGTTGTCCCCACAAAGAAGTCTCAGATCTTCTCCACAGCCTCTGACAACCAGCCAACTGTGACCATCAAGGTCTATGAAG GTGAGCGTCCCCTCACCAAGGACAACCATCTCCTGGGCACCTTTGATCTCACGGGAATCCCTCCTGCCCCTCGCGGTGTGCCCCAGATCGAGGTCACCTTTGAGATTGATGTGAACGGGATCCTGCGCGTCACGGCCGAGGACAAGGGCACCGGCAACAAGAACAAGATCACGATCACCAACGACCAGAACCGGCTGACGCCAGAGGAGATCGAGAGGATGGTGAACGATGCTGAGAAGTTCGCTGAGGAAGACAAGAAGCTGAAGGAACGCATCGATGCCCGGAATGAGCTGGAAAGCTACGCCTATTCCCTGAAGAATCAGATTGGGGACAAGGAGAAGCTGGGTGGGAAGCTGTCCTCCGAGGACAAGGAAACAATAGAGAAAGCAGTGGAGGAAAAGATCGAGTGGCTGGAAAGCCATCAGGATGGGGACATAGAAGATTTCAAAGCACAaaagaaggagctggaggaggtggTTCAGCCCATTGTTAGCAAGCTGTACGGCAGCGCTGGCCCCCCGCCCGgcgaggaggaggcagcagagaagGATGAGTTGTAG